The proteins below come from a single Streptococcus canis genomic window:
- a CDS encoding zinc ribbon domain-containing protein YjdM translates to MSLPNCLQCQSEYVYEDGLLLICPMCAFEWTPGEEVAEEQGLIVLDSNGARLSDGDTITVIKDLKVKGASKDLKQGTRVKNIRLVEGDHNIDCKIDGFGAMKLKSEFVKKM, encoded by the coding sequence ATGTCATTACCAAATTGTTTGCAATGTCAGTCTGAATATGTTTACGAAGATGGTCTTTTATTAATCTGCCCAATGTGTGCCTTCGAATGGACACCAGGTGAAGAAGTAGCTGAAGAACAAGGACTTATTGTTTTGGATAGCAATGGTGCTCGTTTGTCTGATGGTGATACTATCACTGTGATTAAGGATTTGAAAGTAAAAGGTGCTTCAAAAGACCTTAAGCAAGGCACTCGAGTTAAAAATATTCGCCTTGTAGAAGGTGACCACAACATTGATTGTAAGATTGATGGTTTTGGAGCTATGAAGTTGAAATCAGAATTTGTCAAGAAAATGTAA
- a CDS encoding amino acid ABC transporter ATP-binding protein, with protein MLELKNISKQFGQKTIFDGFDLTVQDGEVLSLVGPSGGGKTTLLRMLAGLESIDSGQVFYNGENVGIDHLENRNLLGFVFQDFQLFPHLTVLDNLMLSPTITMGKAKGEVNEKALDLLARLGLKEHALVYPCSLSGGQKQRVALARAMMIDPQIIGYDEPTSALDPELRQTVEALILQNRDMGITQIVVTHDLVFAKAISDRIIKVNPK; from the coding sequence ATGTTAGAACTCAAAAATATTTCCAAACAGTTTGGGCAGAAAACCATTTTTGATGGCTTTGATTTGACAGTCCAAGATGGCGAAGTTCTCTCACTGGTTGGTCCATCAGGTGGTGGTAAGACAACCCTTTTACGAATGTTAGCTGGGCTTGAGTCTATTGATTCTGGTCAGGTTTTTTACAATGGAGAAAACGTTGGGATTGACCATTTAGAAAATCGTAACCTCCTTGGCTTTGTCTTTCAAGATTTTCAACTCTTTCCCCATTTAACTGTCTTGGATAATTTAATGCTGTCACCGACCATTACAATGGGAAAGGCAAAAGGTGAAGTAAACGAAAAGGCTTTAGATTTATTAGCACGTCTAGGCTTAAAAGAGCATGCCTTAGTTTATCCCTGTTCTTTGTCAGGAGGACAAAAACAGCGGGTTGCTTTGGCAAGAGCCATGATGATTGATCCTCAAATTATTGGTTATGATGAGCCAACAAGTGCCTTGGATCCTGAGTTACGTCAGACAGTTGAAGCCTTGATTTTGCAAAATCGTGATATGGGGATAACACAAATTGTGGTCACACATGATTTGGTTTTTGCAAAAGCCATTTCGGATCGCATTATTAAGGTTAATCCTAAGTAG
- the cfg gene encoding CAMP factor pore-forming toxin Cfg, translating to MKHKQLLYLSTVVAGLALFPTVGQSVFADNVSNPDAVLADNNQVTAQKDALIQKLDDSSKQLDAIKDEVKGTDAEATVDKAKDAVEHMKTSVRFSPDTIYDLNSIGARVEALSEAIQAIVFSTTQLTNKVEQAHIDMGFAITKLVIRILDPFTSVDAIKAQVEELKALEQKVLNYPDLQPTDRATIYTKAKLDKAIWNTRFERDKKVLGVKSFEVYNTLNKAITHAVGVQLNSTTTVEQVDQEIVALQNALATALQ from the coding sequence ATGAAACACAAACAACTTCTTTATCTCTCAACAGTTGTTGCTGGTTTAGCTTTGTTTCCAACCGTAGGTCAGTCAGTTTTTGCTGATAATGTCTCAAATCCTGATGCTGTCTTAGCTGATAACAATCAAGTGACTGCTCAAAAAGATGCTTTGATCCAAAAACTTGATGATAGCAGCAAACAATTAGATGCCATCAAAGACGAGGTTAAAGGCACTGATGCTGAAGCTACTGTGGACAAAGCTAAAGATGCTGTTGAACACATGAAAACATCTGTTCGTTTCAGCCCTGATACCATCTATGATTTAAATTCAATTGGTGCAAGAGTTGAAGCATTGTCAGAAGCTATTCAAGCTATTGTATTTTCTACTACACAATTAACTAATAAGGTAGAACAGGCTCATATTGATATGGGATTTGCTATTACTAAATTAGTGATTCGCATTTTAGATCCATTCACATCAGTTGATGCCATTAAAGCTCAAGTGGAAGAACTTAAGGCTCTTGAACAAAAAGTCTTAAATTATCCAGATTTGCAACCAACTGATCGTGCAACTATTTACACTAAAGCTAAACTTGATAAAGCTATTTGGAACACCCGTTTTGAGAGAGACAAAAAAGTTTTAGGTGTCAAATCTTTTGAAGTTTACAATACACTTAATAAAGCAATCACACATGCTGTTGGTGTTCAGTTGAACTCAACAACTACTGTGGAGCAAGTTGACCAAGAAATTGTTGCTTTGCAAAACGCTTTAGCAACTGCTCTTCAATAA
- a CDS encoding amino acid ABC transporter substrate-binding protein has translation MRMKKSLAAAVLIVVSFVLVACGVHQRTKTGDAWQTYQKEKSITLGFDNTFVPMGYKDESGQNKGFDIDLAKAVFSQYGIKVKFQAINWDLKEAELKNGKIDMIWNGYSMTKERQAKVAFTVPYMKNEQVIVVKKSSGINAVDDMKHKVLGAQSGSSGYDALTRKPKLLKNLVKDKDATQYETFTQAFIDLKNNRIDGLLIDKVYANYYLTQEGQLEVYHMVPTNFENEQFAVGLRKEDKTLQKKMNQALTTLYHDGKFQRISQKWFGDDVATDNIKN, from the coding sequence ATGCGTATGAAAAAAAGTTTAGCAGCTGCAGTTTTAATAGTTGTTAGTTTTGTTTTGGTAGCCTGCGGAGTTCATCAACGTACCAAGACAGGAGATGCCTGGCAAACTTATCAAAAAGAAAAAAGTATTACTCTTGGTTTTGATAATACCTTTGTGCCTATGGGCTATAAAGATGAGAGTGGCCAAAACAAGGGCTTCGATATTGATTTAGCTAAAGCTGTCTTTAGCCAATATGGGATTAAGGTTAAGTTTCAAGCCATCAATTGGGATTTAAAAGAAGCTGAACTGAAGAATGGTAAAATTGACATGATTTGGAATGGCTATTCAATGACCAAAGAACGACAGGCTAAAGTTGCTTTCACTGTTCCCTACATGAAAAATGAGCAAGTGATTGTGGTTAAGAAGTCTTCAGGTATTAATGCTGTTGATGACATGAAACATAAGGTGCTAGGAGCTCAATCGGGTTCCTCTGGCTACGATGCTTTAACAAGGAAACCTAAGCTTCTAAAAAATCTCGTCAAGGACAAAGATGCCACGCAATATGAAACCTTTACGCAAGCCTTTATTGATTTAAAAAACAATCGGATTGATGGGTTATTGATTGATAAAGTGTATGCCAACTATTACTTGACACAAGAAGGACAGCTAGAAGTTTATCACATGGTTCCAACTAACTTTGAGAACGAACAATTTGCAGTTGGCCTTAGAAAAGAAGACAAAACCTTGCAGAAAAAAATGAATCAAGCTTTGACTACTCTTTATCATGATGGCAAGTTTCAAAGAATTTCTCAAAAGTGGTTTGGAGATGATGTAGCTACAGATAATATAAAAAACTAA
- a CDS encoding amino acid ABC transporter permease, whose product MTYIQQVLPSLLDGALVTLQVFFIVIILSIPLGVILAFLMRVSFKPLQWFLTLYVWMMRGTPLLLQLIFFYYVLPSVGISFDRMPAAILAFTLNYAAYFAEIFRGGIEAIPNGQYEAAKVLKLKPLQTIGYIILPQVFKIVLPSVFNEVINLVKDSSLVYVLGVGDLLLASKTAANRDATLAPMFIAGLIYLLLIGLVTIISKQVEKRFNYYQ is encoded by the coding sequence ATGACCTATATTCAGCAAGTATTGCCCAGCTTATTAGATGGAGCTCTGGTCACCTTACAAGTATTCTTTATTGTTATCATTCTTTCCATACCTTTAGGAGTCATTCTAGCTTTTTTAATGAGGGTATCTTTTAAACCTTTACAGTGGTTTTTAACCTTATATGTATGGATGATGAGAGGAACCCCTTTATTACTCCAATTGATTTTTTTCTACTATGTGTTGCCAAGTGTCGGGATTAGTTTTGACCGAATGCCAGCTGCTATTTTAGCCTTTACCTTGAATTATGCTGCCTACTTTGCTGAAATTTTTCGTGGTGGGATTGAAGCCATTCCAAATGGTCAATATGAAGCAGCTAAAGTGTTAAAATTAAAACCACTTCAAACCATAGGTTACATTATTTTGCCACAGGTGTTCAAAATTGTTTTACCGAGCGTCTTCAATGAAGTCATTAATTTGGTTAAAGACTCCTCGCTTGTCTATGTTCTTGGGGTAGGGGACCTTCTTTTAGCCAGTAAGACGGCTGCTAACAGGGATGCAACTCTGGCACCAATGTTCATTGCTGGTTTGATTTATTTACTCTTAATTGGACTGGTAACCATTATCTCAAAACAAGTTGAAAAACGCTTTAATTATTATCAGTAA